In a single window of the Methanolobus psychrophilus R15 genome:
- a CDS encoding GTP-binding protein: MGVIKKIRRNFADLFKKVFKKQNARIGIYGPPNAGKTTLANRILRDWTGDAMGSVSHIAHETRRARRREGVTIKANGGSITLDIIDTPGLATKIDFHEFMEQGMDENESKRRAKEATEGVIEAVKWLDNLDGVILVMDATEDPFTQVNVTVIGNMEARNLPLLIAANKVDLPNASASTIRDAFPQHPMVSISALEGKNIDTLYEEIAKRFG, encoded by the coding sequence ATGGGTGTAATAAAAAAGATAAGACGGAACTTTGCAGACCTCTTTAAGAAAGTATTCAAAAAGCAGAATGCGCGTATTGGAATATATGGTCCCCCAAACGCAGGTAAAACCACTCTTGCAAACAGGATCCTCAGGGACTGGACAGGAGATGCCATGGGGTCAGTCTCACATATCGCCCATGAAACAAGGCGTGCAAGACGCAGGGAGGGTGTGACCATAAAGGCCAACGGCGGTTCCATCACCCTTGACATCATAGATACTCCCGGACTTGCCACAAAGATCGATTTCCATGAGTTCATGGAACAGGGCATGGATGAGAATGAATCCAAAAGGCGCGCAAAAGAAGCTACCGAGGGTGTCATAGAAGCTGTCAAATGGCTAGATAACCTTGATGGTGTCATTCTTGTAATGGATGCAACAGAAGATCCCTTCACGCAGGTCAATGTAACAGTTATAGGCAACATGGAAGCCCGCAATCTTCCCCTCCTTATAGCAGCTAATAAGGTGGACCTCCCAAATGCATCCGCTTCGACGATCAGGGATGCGTTCCCGCAGCATCCGATGGTGTCTATATCTGCTCTTGAAGGGAAGAACATAGATACTTTATATGAAGAGATCGCAAAGAGGTTTGGGTGA
- a CDS encoding TrkA-N, with amino-acid sequence MAKELRELDKDLIIVDKDAQKVETLRDEAYEAIVGDVGDPGLLDRINTKNLSGILILSSDTLANKAALDNVRKKVSRDVYCVARATDVINMQEMETMGADLVIMPPRMVAKSLSRSLERAEGLRRGNKMAQWFENIRGKKMAIMVHNNPDPDAIASALGLKTIANSHDIRSDIVYHGEIGHQENKAFVNLLGIDLYRYEDIEMAAYDKIAMVDCSGPGANNPLPTNTHIGIIIDHHPITDSDIDAEFIDIRPNVGASSTIVTKYLQELNIDIDGKLATALLYGIRTDTLDFKRNTDSADLSAASYLYPLSDHDILDQLERPSMSIETLDVLGEAINNRQVIGSYLLSNVGSIRDRDTLPQAADYLLNLEGISTTIVFGVSEDKIFISGRSNDIRVNLGDVMKRAFGEESGGGHANAAAATIELGVFSAAKDRQTLLRLVNEAVVKRFLTAVGVEEDDI; translated from the coding sequence TTGGCCAAAGAGCTCAGGGAGCTTGACAAAGACCTGATAATCGTGGATAAGGATGCGCAAAAAGTCGAAACCCTGCGCGATGAAGCCTATGAAGCCATTGTCGGCGACGTCGGCGACCCCGGCCTCCTTGACCGGATCAATACAAAGAACCTTTCAGGCATACTAATTCTCAGTTCCGATACCTTGGCAAATAAAGCTGCTCTTGACAATGTCAGGAAGAAGGTATCAAGGGACGTATATTGTGTAGCAAGGGCCACTGATGTTATCAATATGCAGGAGATGGAAACAATGGGTGCTGACCTTGTCATCATGCCTCCGAGAATGGTCGCCAAATCCCTTTCAAGGTCTCTGGAGCGTGCCGAAGGGCTGCGACGTGGCAATAAGATGGCGCAGTGGTTTGAAAATATCCGGGGCAAAAAGATGGCTATCATGGTGCATAATAACCCGGATCCGGATGCCATTGCAAGTGCGCTTGGACTAAAGACCATTGCAAATTCCCATGATATAAGATCGGACATTGTGTATCATGGAGAGATAGGACATCAGGAGAACAAGGCTTTTGTGAACCTTCTGGGAATCGATCTTTACAGGTATGAGGACATTGAAATGGCAGCCTATGACAAGATTGCCATGGTGGACTGTTCCGGACCGGGGGCCAACAATCCCCTTCCTACGAACACACATATCGGGATCATAATCGATCATCACCCCATAACGGATTCCGACATAGATGCCGAATTCATCGACATACGCCCCAACGTGGGTGCTTCCTCCACCATTGTGACAAAGTACCTGCAGGAACTCAATATCGATATTGACGGCAAGCTTGCAACAGCTCTTCTGTACGGGATCAGGACCGATACCCTGGACTTTAAGAGGAACACAGACTCAGCCGACCTTTCAGCCGCTTCATACCTCTATCCCCTGTCGGACCATGATATCCTGGATCAGCTGGAACGTCCTTCCATGTCCATCGAGACGCTGGACGTATTGGGCGAGGCTATCAACAATCGCCAGGTCATAGGAAGTTATCTTCTTTCAAATGTAGGAAGCATCCGCGACAGGGATACGCTCCCTCAGGCTGCGGACTACCTGCTCAATCTGGAAGGCATCTCGACTACCATTGTCTTTGGTGTGAGCGAGGACAAGATATTCATTTCCGGCAGAAGCAATGACATCCGTGTTAATCTGGGAGATGTCATGAAACGCGCCTTTGGCGAGGAGTCTGGCGGAGGACATGCCAACGCTGCAGCCGCAACTATAGAACTCGGCGTTTTCAGCGCAGCAAAGGACAGGCAGACCCTTTTGAGACTTGTTAATGAAGCAGTGGTCAAGCGCTTCCTTACAGCCGTCGGTGTGGAAGAAGACGACATATAA
- a CDS encoding hexulose-6-phosphate isomerase: MAEENTSECTECYHLKSSILLMAHHLERVAQELDDESIKQMLAALLKARRIFVLGAGRSGLVGRAFAMRLMHLGLSSHVVGETTTPAVSTEDAVVAISGSGQTRSVSDLGKVAKDIGATVIAITSNKDSKLGNLADVAVVLPGRTKDDVGGYLERHMRGEYTYLTPLGTSFETSASVFLDAVIAELIYITGASEADLKSRHTNIE; encoded by the coding sequence ATGGCAGAAGAAAATACTAGTGAGTGTACAGAATGTTATCATCTTAAATCTTCTATACTCCTTATGGCCCATCATCTTGAAAGAGTTGCACAAGAACTCGATGACGAGTCCATCAAGCAGATGCTTGCAGCGCTCCTGAAGGCAAGGCGCATATTTGTACTGGGTGCGGGAAGGTCCGGCCTGGTCGGGAGGGCTTTTGCTATGAGGCTCATGCATCTTGGGCTTTCTTCTCATGTGGTCGGTGAAACAACCACTCCTGCCGTCAGCACTGAGGATGCTGTAGTTGCTATATCTGGCTCAGGACAGACCCGCTCTGTATCAGACCTTGGGAAAGTTGCCAAGGATATAGGTGCTACCGTTATAGCGATAACCTCCAACAAGGATTCAAAACTGGGCAATCTTGCTGATGTTGCAGTAGTGCTTCCCGGAAGGACTAAGGATGACGTTGGCGGCTATCTGGAACGCCACATGCGTGGTGAATACACATACCTCACGCCGCTGGGTACTTCCTTTGAGACATCTGCCAGCGTTTTTCTTGATGCGGTGATCGCGGAGCTCATCTACATAACAGGTGCATCGGAAGCTGATCTCAAATCAAGACATACTAATATCGAGTAA
- a CDS encoding phosphate uptake regulator PhoU — translation MIDPVHDAPPVKKCQIDVTGRMGDILKRDIIAAYLVGSDIIEIKADRILSDQKSIIREMCYKLIGPEIIEETAKKVVIQDLLNPDEISIKKSVRRMFLISNSMHMDAIRAIKTLDTDLALDVDHRDDDVDRLFLLTAKQYRAVLRGAKLPDVSEASIDEYHDLRMAAGPIERIADHARKIARVTFSLKHPIPDDIMDMIEKTSDLSRKIVEDAIDSLYGFDVDLANQVIERVAKMAPLLTRLNEASLKLESHETIVALGIVVDSIDRTADYGANVAEIAINSSMARLK, via the coding sequence GTGATCGACCCGGTCCATGATGCCCCTCCTGTAAAAAAATGCCAGATAGATGTAACCGGAAGAATGGGTGATATCCTTAAGCGGGACATCATAGCCGCCTATCTTGTAGGCTCTGATATCATCGAGATCAAAGCTGACCGCATCCTTTCGGATCAGAAGAGCATCATTCGGGAGATGTGCTACAAGCTTATCGGTCCGGAGATCATCGAGGAAACGGCAAAGAAAGTAGTTATTCAGGATCTGCTCAATCCCGATGAGATATCCATCAAGAAAAGTGTGCGGAGGATGTTCCTCATCTCGAATTCCATGCACATGGATGCTATAAGGGCTATCAAGACCCTCGATACTGACCTGGCACTAGACGTTGACCACAGGGATGATGATGTAGACCGGCTGTTCCTTTTGACTGCAAAACAATACCGTGCAGTGCTAAGGGGTGCCAAGCTCCCTGATGTTTCGGAAGCGTCGATTGATGAGTACCACGACCTAAGGATGGCGGCAGGTCCGATAGAGCGCATCGCTGACCATGCGCGCAAGATTGCCAGGGTAACATTCTCTTTAAAGCATCCTATACCCGATGATATAATGGATATGATCGAAAAGACAAGCGACCTCTCAAGAAAGATTGTGGAGGATGCTATCGATTCATTATATGGTTTCGATGTCGATCTTGCCAACCAGGTAATTGAAAGGGTTGCAAAAATGGCACCACTGCTGACCCGGCTCAATGAGGCAAGCCTTAAACTTGAATCCCATGAAACCATAGTTGCCCTGGGTATAGTGGTTGACAGTATTGACAGGACTGCTGACTACGGTGCAAATGTGGCGGAAATTGCTATTAATTCTTCAATGGCGAGACTAAAGTAA
- a CDS encoding GTP-binding protein, whose amino-acid sequence MIFEKIHTVPTADELVDKAFRRATRAMSGKTISGRETALKANESMTLTAANILTDNLSNAVRRFPSFDHVQPFYYELADILIGVDELKKALGRIDWASTKIHEVARDHVGKMRRSKDPIVIRKQAFGRMGSIMKSIDKELLLLNEARNKLRKLPAVHDEPTIVVAGYPNIGKSSFVTKATGATPEIAPYPFTTKGVSIGHFMIGNERYQVMDTPGLLDRPMSERNAIELQAISALKHLKAVVLFIIDPTETCGYEVKDQVNMLNEVKQQFPLPLLVVANKSDLPQFRDLEIADMKMSTMTGDGIQQVMDRLVTMIQEKKIEDDKAAENKMEVDQ is encoded by the coding sequence ATGATATTTGAAAAGATTCACACTGTCCCTACAGCCGATGAACTGGTGGACAAGGCATTCAGAAGGGCGACCCGTGCAATGTCCGGGAAGACCATTTCAGGGAGGGAGACAGCACTCAAGGCAAACGAGTCAATGACATTGACCGCTGCCAACATACTAACAGACAATCTGTCAAACGCAGTGCGCCGTTTTCCGAGTTTTGACCATGTCCAGCCGTTCTATTACGAACTCGCGGACATACTTATAGGTGTCGACGAACTTAAAAAGGCACTGGGCAGAATAGATTGGGCGAGCACCAAGATACATGAAGTGGCCAGGGACCATGTAGGGAAGATGCGCCGCTCAAAAGACCCCATAGTGATTAGGAAACAGGCCTTTGGGCGCATGGGATCTATAATGAAGTCCATAGACAAGGAACTACTCTTGCTGAACGAGGCGCGCAACAAGCTTAGGAAATTGCCTGCGGTACATGATGAACCTACAATTGTCGTTGCCGGGTACCCTAACATCGGCAAATCCAGTTTCGTGACAAAAGCCACCGGAGCCACACCTGAGATAGCGCCATACCCATTCACAACAAAAGGCGTGTCCATCGGGCACTTCATGATAGGGAATGAAAGATATCAGGTAATGGACACCCCGGGACTGCTTGACAGGCCTATGTCTGAAAGGAATGCAATAGAGTTGCAGGCCATATCTGCGCTGAAGCATCTCAAGGCGGTTGTCCTTTTCATAATAGACCCGACCGAAACATGCGGATACGAAGTAAAGGACCAGGTGAACATGCTTAATGAGGTTAAGCAGCAGTTCCCACTTCCATTGCTGGTAGTTGCCAATAAGTCAGACCTTCCCCAGTTCAGGGATCTGGAAATTGCTGACATGAAGATGTCAACGATGACCGGTGACGGGATTCAGCAGGTTATGGACAGGCTTGTGACAATGATACAGGAAAAGAAAATAGAAGATGATAAAGCAGCAGAGAATAAAATGGAAGTAGACCAGTAG
- a CDS encoding phosphoribosyl-ATP diphosphatase produces MPDTDLSILNEIYDVIIERKNTPAENSYVCSLLNHRKGIDKILEKVGEEAVETILAVKNDNREEIIYESADLLFHLLVMLAAKGIDLEEIAEEFKKRRK; encoded by the coding sequence ATGCCAGATACTGACCTTTCTATCCTTAATGAGATATACGACGTCATAATTGAGCGCAAGAATACGCCAGCTGAGAACTCCTATGTATGCTCGCTGCTTAACCACAGGAAAGGTATTGACAAGATACTGGAAAAAGTAGGCGAGGAAGCGGTTGAAACGATACTGGCGGTCAAGAATGACAATAGAGAAGAGATAATTTATGAGTCAGCCGATCTGCTCTTCCATTTGCTGGTGATGCTCGCGGCAAAAGGGATAGACCTTGAAGAGATTGCAGAAGAGTTCAAAAAACGCAGGAAATAG
- a CDS encoding putative signal transduction protein — translation MELAPIQKDILIALINLQREKDRAVKGEEIAELINRNPGTVRNQMQSLKVLGLVEGVPGPKGGYKATGDAYEALSITAMEHEAVVPLFRNDKLVDGATVAEISFTTVRHPDLCHGNIRVLGSIKGFEQGDKVQIGPTPVNKLVISGEIVGRDDTQNTLVFCINEMISLPKKPVKNYARMNIIFIDINATIQETARKLVDNGIHGAPVKDNGEIVGIVTFTDIGDAVASGKMTARVKDIMTKELIAVDSETSLYDAVKIFDKHNIGFLLVSFEGVPKGVLSKKDIFHELTVY, via the coding sequence ATGGAGCTGGCTCCTATCCAAAAAGATATTTTAATAGCTTTAATAAATCTTCAAAGAGAGAAAGATCGTGCTGTCAAAGGCGAAGAAATCGCTGAACTTATAAACCGAAATCCAGGTACTGTTAGAAATCAAATGCAATCCCTGAAGGTGCTTGGGCTTGTCGAAGGTGTCCCAGGTCCCAAAGGGGGCTATAAAGCCACCGGCGATGCTTATGAGGCTCTCAGTATCACGGCTATGGAGCATGAAGCCGTTGTGCCTCTTTTCAGGAACGACAAACTGGTGGATGGTGCAACAGTAGCCGAGATTAGCTTCACGACCGTCAGGCACCCGGACCTATGTCACGGCAACATACGGGTACTTGGCAGTATCAAAGGTTTTGAGCAGGGGGATAAAGTCCAGATCGGTCCCACGCCTGTTAATAAGCTGGTGATAAGCGGTGAGATTGTCGGGCGGGATGATACTCAGAACACTCTTGTTTTTTGCATAAATGAGATGATCTCGCTTCCCAAAAAGCCTGTTAAGAATTATGCACGCATGAACATTATCTTCATTGATATCAATGCCACTATCCAGGAAACTGCGAGAAAACTTGTTGACAATGGAATACATGGCGCGCCCGTGAAAGACAATGGAGAGATAGTCGGTATCGTAACCTTCACCGATATTGGGGATGCTGTGGCAAGCGGCAAGATGACTGCAAGAGTGAAGGACATCATGACAAAGGAACTTATTGCAGTAGATTCGGAAACCTCTTTGTATGATGCGGTAAAGATATTCGACAAGCATAACATCGGTTTTTTGCTTGTGTCCTTTGAGGGAGTGCCAAAGGGGGTACTTTCAAAGAAGGATATATTCCACGAATTAACAGTTTACTGA
- a CDS encoding class I/II aminotransferase: MTTRFAQRVLNIDISGIRKMFEAAGSNAINLGLGQPDFDTPEHIKQAAIDAINEGFTGYTQGAGIPELRQALSSKFERENNFSVTPNEVIVTSGASEALELAIASLVNPGDDVLIANPGFVSYNALVEIMGGKVVPVPLGDDLSLRPEDVVERITPRTKAFIVNSPANPTGAVQSRSDIKAFAEIADDHGLTLISDEVYEHFIYEGEHVSPAQYSDNVITINATSKTYSMTGWRLGYIAARQQYVDQMIKVHQYVQACANSIAQKAAVAALNGPLEPVIRMREEFRQRRDLIVGGLNSLGMRCDPPKGAFYAFPQVDNYMEVVKKCVSNGVVVVPGTAFGSAGEGYMRLSYATSQADIKRALEIMERVL; encoded by the coding sequence ATGACCACCAGGTTTGCACAAAGGGTGCTGAACATAGATATTTCCGGTATCCGGAAGATGTTCGAAGCTGCAGGGTCCAATGCTATAAACCTTGGTCTGGGGCAGCCGGATTTTGATACGCCTGAGCATATAAAGCAGGCTGCGATCGATGCCATTAATGAGGGTTTCACGGGTTATACGCAGGGAGCAGGCATCCCTGAACTCCGGCAGGCATTAAGCTCCAAATTCGAGAGGGAGAATAATTTCAGTGTCACCCCCAACGAGGTCATAGTGACATCCGGGGCATCGGAAGCGCTGGAACTGGCTATAGCATCCCTCGTGAACCCCGGGGATGATGTCCTTATTGCAAACCCCGGTTTTGTTTCCTACAATGCCCTTGTGGAAATCATGGGTGGTAAAGTTGTTCCTGTCCCTCTTGGGGATGACCTTTCTTTAAGGCCTGAGGACGTCGTGGAAAGAATCACTCCGCGCACAAAAGCATTCATCGTTAACTCTCCTGCTAATCCTACTGGTGCCGTGCAAAGCAGGAGTGACATAAAGGCGTTTGCGGAAATTGCCGACGACCACGGTCTTACACTTATCTCTGACGAGGTCTACGAGCATTTCATTTATGAAGGGGAGCATGTAAGCCCTGCGCAGTACTCAGATAATGTCATAACTATAAATGCGACCTCCAAGACCTACTCAATGACAGGCTGGAGGCTGGGCTATATTGCTGCAAGGCAGCAGTATGTTGACCAGATGATAAAAGTGCACCAGTATGTGCAGGCATGCGCCAACTCCATAGCCCAGAAGGCCGCTGTTGCCGCTCTGAACGGTCCTCTTGAACCGGTTATCCGGATGCGCGAGGAGTTCAGACAGCGCAGGGACCTGATAGTAGGGGGCCTTAATTCTCTTGGTATGAGGTGCGACCCACCCAAAGGCGCTTTCTATGCATTTCCGCAGGTTGATAATTACATGGAAGTCGTAAAAAAGTGCGTTTCCAATGGTGTTGTGGTAGTCCCGGGGACTGCTTTTGGCAGCGCCGGAGAAGGCTATATGCGCCTGTCCTACGCCACATCACAGGCAGACATAAAAAGAGCTCTTGAGATTATGGAACGTGTGCTTTGA
- a CDS encoding putative sugar kinase, with translation MEAITPSRMRAVDNNCFYLGMNPLQLMENAGAGIAREISLQTRAATVLFIAGRGNNGGDAFVAARHLSLLPGFRVRVLLLGSASQIKTMEARANFDLLTYSGIDDIREIRDSADLRSYPGWKEADIIVDGVLGSGIKGRLREPESTAIDLINAADAFVISIDSPSGFDPEAGAFEKSVKADLTLTFHKMKTGLVLPHSKDMTGEVRVVSIGVCRDAEEFVGLGDLKGLAVRSASSHKGNAGSILVIGGGPYSGAPAFASLAALRAGADLVIVAVPESISHIVAAYSPDLIIKGMHGDRLCPGHISLLRPLIDSSDVVVIGPGLGRDAATLEAIGEILPLCKKAVIDADALYDLSLPPAKSGEFIITPHAGEFLHLLGGRNGSKPPVSLEEKKGLVHTFSKRKQVVTVLKGNIDVISDGKETRLNRTGNAGMTVGGTGDVLAGIVGALFATNNAFDAACCGCFVNGAAGDLAFEENGFGLLASDVILKIPYVMKQE, from the coding sequence ATGGAAGCCATTACACCTTCAAGGATGCGGGCCGTCGATAATAATTGCTTCTACCTGGGCATGAACCCCCTGCAATTGATGGAGAATGCAGGCGCAGGCATCGCAAGGGAGATCAGTTTACAGACAAGGGCGGCAACAGTGCTCTTTATCGCAGGCAGGGGTAACAACGGGGGCGATGCTTTTGTGGCTGCCAGACACCTTTCCCTTCTTCCGGGATTCCGGGTACGAGTACTCCTGCTCGGGAGCGCATCACAGATAAAGACCATGGAAGCGCGAGCCAACTTCGATCTGCTCACATACAGCGGTATCGATGATATCAGGGAGATACGCGATTCTGCTGACCTGCGTTCTTATCCTGGCTGGAAAGAAGCAGATATTATCGTTGACGGTGTGCTTGGATCAGGGATAAAAGGCCGGTTAAGGGAGCCGGAATCCACAGCAATAGATCTCATCAATGCAGCAGATGCTTTTGTCATCTCTATAGATTCTCCTTCCGGTTTTGATCCGGAAGCCGGTGCATTTGAAAAAAGCGTGAAAGCGGACCTGACCCTTACCTTCCACAAAATGAAGACCGGCCTTGTTCTGCCTCACTCAAAGGACATGACTGGCGAGGTTCGGGTGGTGAGTATAGGGGTTTGCAGAGATGCCGAGGAATTCGTGGGGCTGGGCGACCTCAAAGGTCTGGCAGTGAGAAGCGCTTCCTCACATAAGGGTAATGCAGGCAGCATACTGGTAATAGGTGGCGGGCCTTATTCCGGAGCACCGGCTTTTGCGTCACTTGCAGCTTTAAGGGCAGGTGCTGACCTTGTCATAGTTGCAGTGCCTGAGAGCATTTCACATATAGTGGCTGCCTACTCCCCGGACCTGATTATAAAAGGCATGCATGGTGACCGCTTGTGTCCTGGGCATATATCTCTGCTACGCCCTCTTATTGATTCAAGTGATGTTGTTGTCATCGGTCCTGGTCTGGGGAGGGACGCAGCGACCCTTGAAGCGATAGGCGAGATCCTGCCTCTGTGCAAAAAAGCCGTCATCGACGCTGATGCACTTTATGATCTGTCACTCCCTCCGGCAAAGAGTGGTGAGTTCATCATAACGCCTCATGCGGGGGAATTTTTGCACCTCCTGGGGGGCAGGAACGGAAGCAAACCCCCCGTTTCTCTGGAAGAGAAAAAAGGTCTTGTTCATACCTTCTCGAAGAGGAAACAGGTTGTTACTGTACTGAAAGGAAATATCGATGTGATATCCGATGGGAAGGAAACAAGGCTCAACCGGACAGGGAATGCCGGTATGACCGTGGGAGGCACCGGTGATGTGCTTGCGGGCATTGTCGGCGCGCTGTTTGCCACTAATAATGCGTTTGATGCGGCATGTTGCGGTTGCTTTGTGAATGGTGCCGCAGGGGATCTTGCTTTTGAAGAGAATGGTTTTGGCTTGCTTGCGAGTGATGTTATCCTGAAGATACCCTATGTAATGAAACAGGAGTGA
- a CDS encoding putative molybdenum cofactor biosynthesis protein C: MTTKFTHIEDDRAVMVDISHKDTVARKAIASGEIILGRSTIESIRNGTVEKGNVLSTARIAAILAVKRTPELIPMCHQIPITSVDVDFSIGEDQISAVVEVGSVGRTGVEMEALTGVSTALLTIWDMVKSAEKDDTGNYPLTCIRNIRVLSKVKGTKTNVL, encoded by the coding sequence TTGACTACGAAATTCACTCATATAGAAGATGACCGTGCGGTCATGGTGGACATAAGCCACAAGGATACCGTTGCCAGAAAGGCAATAGCTTCCGGAGAGATCATTCTGGGCAGAAGCACCATAGAGAGTATCAGGAACGGGACCGTTGAGAAAGGCAATGTGCTCTCAACTGCAAGAATAGCTGCCATCCTGGCAGTAAAAAGAACTCCCGAACTCATTCCCATGTGCCATCAGATACCCATAACAAGCGTGGATGTGGACTTCTCGATAGGAGAGGACCAGATCTCTGCAGTGGTGGAAGTGGGCTCAGTCGGAAGGACCGGTGTTGAAATGGAGGCCCTTACAGGTGTTTCCACAGCCCTCCTTACTATCTGGGACATGGTCAAATCTGCCGAGAAGGACGATACCGGCAACTATCCCCTCACATGTATACGTAACATCAGGGTCCTTTCAAAAGTCAAAGGAACCAAAACTAATGTATTATAA
- a CDS encoding 3-isopropylmalate dehydratase, large subunit yields MSTNTDQAMTISEKIFSKASGKKVKAGEFVMANIDMAMTHDITGPLAVEGFYEIMREKEQKKVWDPSKIVILFDHQVPADSLNAAANHIMLRKFAKEQGIMNYDVYEGVCHQVMPEKGHVRPGDLVVGSDSHTCAYGALGAFSTGIGSTDMAAVFASGKLWFRVPETIRFEVNGKLPKHVYSKDVILHLIGDVGAEGARYKAAEYAGSTVQDMPMSERMTVSNMAIEMGGKAGIIEADKVTEKYLQERIPDFKLDTYWKSDKNAVSEIREYDVSKLEPQVACPHNVDNVKPVTEVEGIKVDQVFVGSCTNGRFEDIEIVAKMMGDESVAKGVRLLIIPASRTEYMKVLRAGYIEQFMEAGAMVESPCCGPCMGGSFGLLGDGEVGLATSNRNFKGREGSPQSFVYLSSPATAAASALTGEITDPRKI; encoded by the coding sequence ATGTCCACCAATACTGACCAAGCAATGACGATCTCTGAGAAGATCTTTTCAAAGGCTTCCGGAAAAAAGGTAAAAGCCGGCGAATTCGTAATGGCCAACATAGACATGGCAATGACCCATGACATCACAGGACCTCTTGCTGTGGAGGGTTTTTACGAGATAATGCGGGAAAAAGAGCAGAAAAAAGTATGGGACCCCAGTAAAATTGTGATCCTTTTCGACCACCAGGTACCTGCCGACTCCCTGAACGCCGCTGCAAACCACATCATGCTCAGGAAATTTGCAAAAGAGCAGGGCATAATGAATTATGATGTTTATGAGGGCGTATGTCATCAGGTCATGCCTGAGAAGGGGCATGTCAGGCCCGGGGACCTTGTCGTGGGATCTGACTCACACACCTGTGCCTACGGTGCACTTGGTGCATTCTCAACGGGCATTGGGTCGACTGACATGGCTGCAGTCTTCGCATCCGGCAAGCTCTGGTTCAGGGTCCCTGAAACGATCAGGTTCGAAGTCAATGGGAAACTTCCAAAGCATGTGTATTCCAAAGATGTCATACTTCACCTGATAGGTGATGTCGGTGCCGAGGGAGCAAGATATAAGGCTGCAGAGTATGCAGGCTCAACTGTCCAGGACATGCCGATGTCAGAGCGCATGACAGTGTCCAACATGGCCATTGAGATGGGCGGCAAGGCAGGTATCATCGAGGCGGACAAGGTAACAGAGAAGTACCTGCAGGAACGCATCCCGGATTTTAAGCTGGACACGTACTGGAAGTCTGATAAGAATGCCGTCTCCGAGATCAGGGAATATGATGTCAGCAAGCTCGAGCCCCAGGTGGCCTGCCCCCACAATGTAGACAATGTCAAGCCTGTAACAGAAGTGGAAGGCATAAAAGTTGACCAGGTATTTGTAGGATCATGCACCAATGGCAGGTTCGAGGATATCGAGATAGTGGCAAAGATGATGGGTGACGAGTCTGTGGCAAAGGGAGTAAGGCTCCTGATAATACCGGCCTCAAGAACTGAATATATGAAGGTTCTAAGGGCAGGTTATATCGAGCAGTTCATGGAAGCCGGTGCAATGGTAGAGTCACCTTGCTGCGGGCCGTGCATGGGAGGTTCCTTCGGACTCCTTGGAGATGGAGAGGTAGGACTTGCAACATCCAACAGGAACTTCAAAGGCAGGGAGGGAAGCCCACAGTCCTTTGTATACCTGAGCTCCCCTGCAACAGCGGCAGCTTCAGCTCTCACGGGAGAGATAACTGACCCAAGAAAGATATGA